A DNA window from Salvelinus sp. IW2-2015 linkage group LG4q.1:29, ASM291031v2, whole genome shotgun sequence contains the following coding sequences:
- the gtf3c6 gene encoding general transcription factor 3C polypeptide 6, translated as MEDEWEEEEQLVVVELSGIINSDFLTKCHGTCKILDIDSEQPMMQVGRYVFAGEYDDALGTCVLFEEGQSSGADPEASPELSYKCHTVKRLMMQRTFLAEKKEGDNSSGDFQFQPLSDGMSPARLDSLSHFIQNPKRTSKPAGEGGAHTMGQKTG; from the exons ATGGAAGACGAATGGGAGGAGGAG gaGCAGTTAGTTGTGGTTGAGCTCTCTGGTATAattaactcagattttttgaccAAGTGTCATGGAACCTGCAAGATACTG GACATTGACAGTGAGCAGCCAATGATGCAGGTGGGAAGATACGTGTTTGCGGGAGAGTATGACG ATGCCTTGGGCACCTGTGTGCTCTTCGAGGAGGGACAGTCGAGTG ggGCAGACCCTGAAGCCAGTCCAGAGCTGAGCTATAAGTGCCACACCGTTAAGAGACTGATGATGCAGAGAACCTTCCTTGCTGAGAAAAAGGAAGGAGACAACAGctcag GAGACTTTCAGTTTCAGCCACTGAGTGACGGAATGTCCCCAGCCAGACTCGACTCACTCTCTCACTTCATCCAGAACCCAAAGAGGACCTCCAAGCCAGCAGGGGAAGGGGGAGCGCACACGATGGGGCAGAAGACCGGGTAG
- the LOC111962530 gene encoding calumenin-B isoform X1 translates to MTLTVKIERLSMALRPLVMCFALCVVYASSKPTIEKKDRVIHDDLLSNRNHDDADNFDYDHEAFLGQDEAKTFDQLTPEESKERLGMLVERIDEDRNGYVSVEEMKKWIKHSQKRWIYDDVDRQWKGHDLNGDGLVSWEEYTNATYGYILDDPDPEDGFSYRQMMSRDERRFKMADLDADLNANKEEFTAFLHPEEYDHMKDIVVLETMEDIDKNGDGFIDLEEYIGDMYNQEGDPSEPEWVKTEREQFTEFRDKNKDGRMDKEETRDWILPSDYDHAEAEAKHLVYESDNDKDGRLTKAEIVEKYDLFVGSQATDFGEALARHDEF, encoded by the exons ATGACGTTGACGGTCAAAATCGAAAGACTG agtatgGCGCTGCGGCCGTTGGTCATGTGCTTTGCGCTGTGCGTGGTGTATGCCTCCAGTAAACCCACCATCGAGAAGAAGGACCGTGTCATTCATGACGACCTGCTTAGCAACCGCAACCATGACGACGCAGATAACTTTGATTATGACCATGAAGCGTTTCTTGGACAGGATGAGGCCAAGACCTTCGATCAGCTCACACCtgaagagagcaaggagagattggg taTGTTGGTAGAGCGTATAGATGAGGACAGGAATGGTTATGTGTCAGTAGAGGAGATGAAGAAGTGGATCAAACACAGTCAGAAGAGGTGGATCTATGATGATGTGGACCGCCAGTGGAAAGGTCATGACCTTAACGGAGATGGACTGGTGTCCTGGGAGGAGTACACGAATGCTACATACGGATACATACTGG ATGATCCAGACCCAGAAGATGGCTTCAGCTACAGACAGATGATGTCACGTGATGAGAGGAGGTTCAAAATGGCTGACCTGGACGCTGACCTGAATGCCAATAAAGAGGAGTTTACAGCCTTCCTCCATCCTGAGGAGTATGACCATATGAAGGATATAGTTGTACTG GAGACCATGGAGGACATTGATAAAAACGGAGACGGCTTCATAGATCTGGAGGAGTACATAG GTGACATGTATAACCAGGAGGGTGATCCTTCAGAGCCAGAGTGGGTGAAGACAGAACGAGAACAGTTTACTGAGTTCAGAGATAAAAACAAAGATGGCCGCATGGACAAGGAGGAGACCAGAGACTGGATCCTCCCTTCAGACTACGACCATGCAGAGGCAGAAGCCAAACACCTGGTCTACGAGTCAGATAACGACAAG gACGGCCGTCTGACCAAGGCAGAGATCGTAGAGAAGTATGACCTCTTCGTTGGCAGCCAGGCTACTGACTTTGGAGAAGCCTTGGCAAGACATGATGAATTCTAA
- the LOC111962530 gene encoding calumenin-B isoform X2, with the protein MALRPLVMCFALCVVYASSKPTIEKKDRVIHDDLLSNRNHDDADNFDYDHEAFLGQDEAKTFDQLTPEESKERLGMLVERIDEDRNGYVSVEEMKKWIKHSQKRWIYDDVDRQWKGHDLNGDGLVSWEEYTNATYGYILDDPDPEDGFSYRQMMSRDERRFKMADLDADLNANKEEFTAFLHPEEYDHMKDIVVLETMEDIDKNGDGFIDLEEYIGDMYNQEGDPSEPEWVKTEREQFTEFRDKNKDGRMDKEETRDWILPSDYDHAEAEAKHLVYESDNDKDGRLTKAEIVEKYDLFVGSQATDFGEALARHDEF; encoded by the exons atgGCGCTGCGGCCGTTGGTCATGTGCTTTGCGCTGTGCGTGGTGTATGCCTCCAGTAAACCCACCATCGAGAAGAAGGACCGTGTCATTCATGACGACCTGCTTAGCAACCGCAACCATGACGACGCAGATAACTTTGATTATGACCATGAAGCGTTTCTTGGACAGGATGAGGCCAAGACCTTCGATCAGCTCACACCtgaagagagcaaggagagattggg taTGTTGGTAGAGCGTATAGATGAGGACAGGAATGGTTATGTGTCAGTAGAGGAGATGAAGAAGTGGATCAAACACAGTCAGAAGAGGTGGATCTATGATGATGTGGACCGCCAGTGGAAAGGTCATGACCTTAACGGAGATGGACTGGTGTCCTGGGAGGAGTACACGAATGCTACATACGGATACATACTGG ATGATCCAGACCCAGAAGATGGCTTCAGCTACAGACAGATGATGTCACGTGATGAGAGGAGGTTCAAAATGGCTGACCTGGACGCTGACCTGAATGCCAATAAAGAGGAGTTTACAGCCTTCCTCCATCCTGAGGAGTATGACCATATGAAGGATATAGTTGTACTG GAGACCATGGAGGACATTGATAAAAACGGAGACGGCTTCATAGATCTGGAGGAGTACATAG GTGACATGTATAACCAGGAGGGTGATCCTTCAGAGCCAGAGTGGGTGAAGACAGAACGAGAACAGTTTACTGAGTTCAGAGATAAAAACAAAGATGGCCGCATGGACAAGGAGGAGACCAGAGACTGGATCCTCCCTTCAGACTACGACCATGCAGAGGCAGAAGCCAAACACCTGGTCTACGAGTCAGATAACGACAAG gACGGCCGTCTGACCAAGGCAGAGATCGTAGAGAAGTATGACCTCTTCGTTGGCAGCCAGGCTACTGACTTTGGAGAAGCCTTGGCAAGACATGATGAATTCTAA
- the LOC111961188 gene encoding synaptotagmin-1 encodes MTSSRKATPAQPSPSHLLINPNASATPEPGPGGHTSTKFMSELHSLHMPSWAIGALCMVSVCLVLSCCLCVWRKCLKKKDKDTEKEKKGKNGLNMDTELEGGNSEPLKDEGDTETGLTGREEEEPKEEVKLGRLEFSMDYNFTENTMVVGILQACDLPAMDVGGSSDPYVKLYLLPDKKRKFETKVHRKTLNPTFNETFTFKVPYSELGGRTLVMTVYDFDRFSKHDAIGALRVPMSSLDFSQMTQEWRELKKAEKEESERLGDICLSLRYVPTAGKLSIVVLEAKNLKKMDVGGLSDPYVKIHLLQNGKRLKKKKTSIKKNTLNPYYNESFSFEVPFEQIQKVQVAVTVLDYDKIGKNDAIGKVFLGGASSGTELRHWSDMLANPRRPIAQWHGLKAEDEVNAELAARK; translated from the exons ATGACAAGTAGTCGTAAGGCCACCCCGGCACAGCCCAGCCCCTCACACCTGTTAATCAACCCCAATGCCTCAGCAACCCCAGAACCTGGGCCCGGAGGCCACACCTCCACAAAGTTTATGAGCGAGTTGCACTCCCTCCACA tgccCTCATGGGCTATAGGAGCTCTATGcatggtgagtgtgtgtctggtgttgtcatgctgtttgtgtgtctggAGGAAATGTCTGAAGAAGaaagacaaagacacagagaaggagaagaagggcaAGAACGGCTTGAACATGGACACTGAGCTGGAGGGAGGCAACTCTgag CCCTTGAAGGATGAGGGTGACACAGAGACCGGATTGActggcagggaggaggaggagcctaAAGAGGAAGTGAAGTTGGGCAGACTGGAGTTCTCAATGGACTACAACTTCACAGAGAACACG ATGGTAGTAGGTATCCTGCAGGCCTGTGATCTCCCTGCCATGGACGTCGGGGGAAGTTCAGACCCGTATGTTAAACTCTACCTTTTGCCAGACAAGAAGAGGAAGTTTGAGACTAAAGTCCACAGGAAGACACTCAACCCAACCTTCAATGAGACTTTCACCTTCAAG gtaccgTACAGTGAACTGGGAGGCAGGACTCTGGTGATGACAGTGTATGACTTTGACCGTTTCTCTAAACACGACGCTATTGGAGCGCTACGAGTACCAATGAGCAGCCTGGACTTCAGTCAGATGACACAGGAGTGGCGGGAACTGAAGaaggcagagaaagaggag tcagagCGTCTGGGTGATATCTGTCTTTCTCTGAGGTACGTTCCTACAGCAGGGAAACTAAGCATTGTCGTCCTCGAGGCCAAAAACCTAAAGAAGATGGACGTAGGAGGACTATCAG aTCCCTATGTAAAGATCCACCTTCTGCAGAATGGAAAGagactgaagaagaagaaaaccAGCATCAAGAAGAACACTCTCAACCCTTACTACAACGAGTCCTTCAGCTTCGAGGTGCCCTTCGAACAGATACAG aaggTGCAGGTAGCAGTGACAGTGTTGGACTATGATAAGATTGGGAAGAATGACGCTATCGGGAAGGTTTTTCTAGGCGGAGCCAGCAGCGGCACAGAGCTCCGTCATTGGTCAGACATGCTGGCCAACCCCCGCCGGCCCATTGCTCAATGGCACGGCCTCAAAGCAGAGGATGAAGTCAACGCTGAGCTGGCTGCCAGGAAGTGA